A region of uncultured Anaeromusa sp. DNA encodes the following proteins:
- a CDS encoding Xaa-Pro peptidase family protein: MLKKDRLQRLLRGMKTAEMPQMLVSDPASLYYLTGQWFSPGERMLALYVSLEQEPLLFLNELFPLQEELGVEVVRFDDTQDAVDIVAERVRKDRLMGIDKNWPARFLLRLMELGGGSRFVNGSAVLDRLRMCKDKEEIALMRAASRVNDRAMKHLLELIPQELSEKAMARQLLDIYEGLGAQGFSFTPIVAYGAHAADPHHKIGTGTVRAGDCVLLDVGCKKDSYCADMTRTVFYRQVTPLGRKVYETVLEANQRAIAAVKPGVRFCDIDAAARQVIEAAGYGANFTHRTGHSIGLETHDFGDVSAVNTESVQPGMIFSIEPGIYLPGQLGVRIEDLVLVTDDGCEVLNAYPKELTVVE, translated from the coding sequence GTGCTAAAAAAAGATCGTCTGCAGCGGTTACTGCGAGGCATGAAGACAGCGGAAATGCCGCAGATGCTGGTATCGGACCCGGCGTCTCTTTACTATCTAACCGGACAGTGGTTTTCGCCAGGAGAACGGATGTTGGCCTTATATGTAAGCTTGGAGCAGGAGCCGCTGCTCTTTCTTAATGAGTTGTTTCCTTTGCAGGAGGAATTGGGCGTGGAGGTCGTGCGTTTTGATGATACCCAAGACGCTGTGGACATAGTGGCAGAACGGGTTCGTAAGGATCGGCTTATGGGTATAGATAAGAATTGGCCGGCGCGGTTTTTGCTGCGCTTGATGGAGTTGGGCGGTGGTAGCCGTTTTGTCAACGGCTCGGCGGTGCTGGATCGTCTGCGCATGTGCAAGGACAAAGAAGAGATCGCTTTGATGCGTGCGGCGTCTCGCGTTAACGATAGAGCTATGAAGCATTTGCTCGAATTGATACCGCAGGAGCTGTCCGAAAAAGCCATGGCCAGGCAGCTTTTGGATATCTATGAAGGATTGGGTGCTCAAGGTTTTTCTTTTACGCCGATTGTTGCTTATGGCGCACATGCCGCGGATCCGCACCACAAAATCGGCACTGGGACGGTGCGGGCCGGAGACTGCGTGCTGCTTGACGTGGGCTGCAAAAAGGATTCTTACTGCGCTGATATGACTCGGACGGTTTTTTACCGCCAGGTGACGCCGTTAGGGCGCAAAGTATATGAAACAGTGCTGGAAGCGAATCAGCGTGCTATTGCCGCGGTGAAGCCAGGCGTGCGGTTTTGTGATATCGATGCGGCGGCGCGGCAGGTTATCGAGGCTGCCGGATACGGAGCTAATTTTACCCATCGCACAGGCCATTCGATTGGGCTGGAAACGCATGACTTTGGCGATGTGTCCGCCGTCAATACGGAGTCGGTACAGCCGGGCATGATTTTTTCCATTGAACCGGGTATTTATCTACCTGGACAGCTGGGCGTACGCATTGAAGACTTGGTGCTGGTCACGGACGACGGCTGCGAGGTGCTTAATGCCTATCCGAAAGAGTTGACTGTAGTGGAGTGA
- a CDS encoding LysR family transcriptional regulator, giving the protein MLTSKYYIFSTIVELGSLSKAADKLSMAQSGVSYAISTLESELGFALFKRERSGMRLTPNGERILVHVKQILHHEEQLYQESLAIKGIETGLVRIGTLSSVSMQWLPGILASFHKDYPQIEVKTYLGCYDEMNDWISNKTIDFGFVSFPISKAFEVRPLYKDRLQVILPPQHSLRQQKSITFSQIRNEQFIMPQWGADDNIRRMLLENGVQLQVQYELMEERTILAMVQLGLGISILPELILEHVPPDVHLIPLEPEEHRIIGLAALSFKQLPPAAKKFVQCAHAWLAAKDFLTFTDTDE; this is encoded by the coding sequence TTGCTTACTTCTAAGTATTATATTTTTAGCACCATTGTCGAACTCGGTAGTCTCAGCAAGGCTGCCGACAAACTAAGCATGGCCCAATCTGGCGTCAGTTACGCGATCTCAACGCTCGAAAGCGAACTAGGTTTTGCTCTTTTCAAACGAGAACGTTCCGGCATGCGCTTAACACCTAACGGCGAACGCATCCTTGTACACGTGAAACAAATTTTACATCACGAAGAGCAATTGTACCAAGAATCCTTAGCTATTAAAGGCATTGAAACCGGTCTAGTACGCATCGGTACTTTATCAAGCGTTTCCATGCAATGGCTTCCCGGCATCCTTGCTTCGTTTCACAAAGACTATCCCCAGATTGAAGTCAAAACCTATCTGGGCTGCTACGACGAAATGAACGATTGGATTTCTAATAAAACGATCGACTTTGGCTTTGTTTCCTTTCCCATCTCCAAAGCTTTTGAAGTTCGCCCCTTGTATAAAGATCGGCTCCAGGTGATTCTGCCGCCGCAGCATTCGCTTCGCCAACAAAAATCCATTACCTTCTCGCAAATTCGCAACGAACAATTCATCATGCCGCAATGGGGAGCCGATGACAACATACGTCGTATGCTTCTTGAGAACGGCGTACAATTACAAGTCCAATACGAACTTATGGAAGAACGCACCATCCTAGCCATGGTCCAGCTCGGACTTGGCATCAGCATCCTGCCCGAACTCATTTTAGAACATGTGCCACCAGACGTGCACCTAATCCCGCTAGAGCCAGAGGAGCACCGCATCATCGGCTTAGCAGCCCTTTCCTTTAAGCAACTGCCTCCAGCTGCCAAAAAATTTGTGCAATGCGCCCATGCATGGCTCGCTGCGAAAGATTTTTTAACCTTTACCGATACAGATGAATAA
- the pruA gene encoding L-glutamate gamma-semialdehyde dehydrogenase: MNNAYFEVKHPVNEPIKGYMPDAPETLALKEELQRQLEAFVEVPLIIAGQEVRTTHKEKIICPHDHQHVLGEYYIAGESELNLAIAAAEAARREWEHMPWEHRASIFLKAADLLTGKYRAKLAASCMLGQSKNPFQAEIDIICELADFLRFNPYYLQEIYKQQPLSTDGVWNRVEYRALDGFVAAITPFNFTSIGGNLCTAPAMAGNTVLWKPSSTAVLSNYYFMQILMEAGLPAGVINFLPCRGADFGKIVINHPKMAGFHFTGSTNVFNSIWSQVGQNIANYVTYPRLVGETGGKDFIFAHKSADVEALTSALVLGSFEYQGQKCSAASRAYIPASLWTEVKPRLEKAVAAVTMGDVWDFRNLMNAVIDRNSFNNIKNYVDYAKASPDAEVILGGGCDDSVGFFVEPTVILAKTPTFKTMVEEIFGPVLTIYVYPDAELEETLQACDTATVYGLTGAVFAQDRSAIIKIAEALDHAAGNFYINDKPTGAVVGQQPFGGSRASGTNDKAGSAVNLHRWISQRAIKEVLAPRTTTTYPYMTEK, encoded by the coding sequence ATGAACAACGCCTATTTTGAAGTCAAACATCCTGTCAATGAGCCTATTAAAGGCTATATGCCGGACGCCCCGGAAACACTAGCCTTAAAAGAAGAATTACAGCGCCAACTGGAGGCGTTCGTGGAAGTCCCGCTCATCATCGCCGGACAAGAAGTCCGTACAACGCACAAAGAAAAAATCATCTGTCCTCACGATCATCAGCACGTTTTAGGCGAATACTATATCGCAGGCGAATCGGAACTCAACTTGGCCATCGCCGCCGCCGAAGCCGCTCGGCGCGAATGGGAGCATATGCCTTGGGAACACCGCGCCAGCATCTTTCTGAAAGCGGCGGACCTGCTCACAGGCAAATATCGCGCCAAGTTAGCCGCTTCCTGCATGCTCGGTCAAAGCAAAAACCCCTTCCAAGCGGAAATCGATATTATCTGCGAGCTCGCTGATTTCTTGCGTTTCAATCCCTACTACCTCCAAGAAATCTACAAACAGCAGCCGCTTAGCACCGACGGTGTCTGGAACCGCGTAGAATATCGCGCCTTAGACGGCTTTGTCGCGGCCATTACGCCCTTTAACTTCACTTCCATCGGCGGCAACTTATGTACCGCTCCGGCCATGGCTGGCAACACCGTGCTGTGGAAACCGTCTTCCACAGCTGTTCTTTCCAACTACTACTTCATGCAAATTCTTATGGAAGCCGGTTTACCTGCTGGCGTAATCAACTTTCTGCCTTGCCGCGGCGCTGATTTCGGCAAAATCGTTATCAATCATCCCAAAATGGCAGGGTTCCATTTCACAGGTTCTACCAATGTCTTCAATAGTATTTGGAGCCAAGTCGGCCAAAACATCGCCAACTATGTTACCTATCCGCGACTGGTAGGCGAAACCGGCGGCAAAGATTTCATCTTCGCCCACAAATCGGCTGATGTAGAGGCTTTGACAAGCGCACTTGTTCTGGGATCCTTTGAATATCAAGGCCAAAAGTGCTCCGCCGCTTCTCGCGCTTATATCCCCGCAAGCCTGTGGACCGAAGTAAAACCCCGCTTGGAAAAAGCAGTAGCAGCGGTCACTATGGGAGATGTTTGGGACTTCAGAAACTTGATGAACGCCGTTATTGACCGTAATTCTTTCAACAACATCAAAAACTACGTGGACTATGCCAAGGCCTCCCCAGATGCAGAAGTTATCCTCGGCGGCGGCTGCGACGACAGCGTTGGTTTCTTCGTAGAGCCTACGGTCATCTTGGCCAAAACACCTACCTTTAAAACCATGGTAGAGGAAATTTTTGGACCTGTCCTAACTATCTATGTATACCCTGACGCTGAGCTGGAAGAAACCCTGCAAGCTTGCGACACCGCTACTGTATATGGCTTGACCGGCGCTGTCTTCGCCCAAGACCGCAGTGCCATCATCAAAATTGCTGAAGCGTTGGATCATGCAGCGGGCAACTTCTACATCAACGACAAGCCCACAGGCGCTGTTGTCGGCCAACAGCCTTTTGGCGGCAGCCGCGCTTCCGGCACCAACGACAAAGCCGGCAGCGCCGTCAACCTGCACCGCTGGATCAGCCAGCGCGCCATTAAAGAAGTGCTTGCGCCCCGCACCACGACGACCTACCCTTACATGACTGAAAAATAA